The following are from one region of the Pseudohongiella spirulinae genome:
- a CDS encoding gamma-butyrobetaine hydroxylase-like domain-containing protein yields MDTRPTDIRLRKLSNLLELTYADGRCFNLPAEYLRVYSPSAEVKGHGTGQEVLQYGKRHVRLCGVSPVGHYGIKLVFDDDHSSGIYTWDYLYELGNKQNDLWQDYLQRLAAAGRLRDDAQVIKIVDPAKTD; encoded by the coding sequence ATGGACACTCGACCGACCGACATCCGTCTGCGCAAGCTCAGCAACCTGCTGGAGCTGACTTATGCAGACGGACGCTGCTTCAACCTGCCTGCCGAATACTTGCGGGTATACTCACCTTCAGCCGAGGTAAAAGGTCACGGCACAGGTCAGGAGGTGCTGCAATACGGCAAACGTCATGTCCGGCTGTGCGGTGTGAGTCCCGTCGGCCACTATGGCATTAAACTCGTGTTTGACGATGACCACAGCAGCGGCATCTATACCTGGGACTATCTGTACGAACTTGGCAATAAACAGAACGACCTTTGGCAGGACTATCTGCAGCGCTTGGCGGCGGCGGGCCGATTGCGTGATGACGCACAAGTGATTAAGATTGTCGATCCGGCTAAAACGGATTGA
- the ubiE gene encoding bifunctional demethylmenaquinone methyltransferase/2-methoxy-6-polyprenyl-1,4-benzoquinol methylase UbiE produces the protein MNDSSSTNSSDNAQTTTHFGYQSVSPAEKTRRVGQVFHSVARRYDLMNDIISMGTHRVIKRFTVELSGVRRGHSVLDLAGGTGDFSMQFSPLVGPDGRVVLADINDSMLKVGRDRLIDKGITGNVSIAQVNAEQLPFADESFDCICIAYGLRNVTDKDAALRSMYRTLKPGGRVLVLEFSKPVNPALSKAYDAWSALWPVAGKAVTGDSDSYKYLVESIRVHPDQETLKDMMQGAGFSDCRYHNLIGGISAVHIGHK, from the coding sequence ATGAACGACTCCAGCAGCACCAATTCCAGCGATAACGCGCAAACCACCACGCATTTCGGCTACCAGTCCGTCAGTCCGGCGGAGAAAACCCGGCGTGTCGGTCAGGTTTTCCACTCCGTGGCGCGGCGCTACGACCTGATGAATGACATCATCTCCATGGGCACCCACCGTGTTATCAAACGTTTCACCGTGGAACTTAGCGGCGTTCGACGCGGACACAGTGTCCTGGATCTGGCCGGCGGCACCGGCGATTTTTCCATGCAATTCTCGCCGCTGGTTGGCCCGGACGGGCGCGTTGTGCTGGCCGATATTAATGACTCCATGCTCAAGGTCGGCCGTGACCGGCTGATCGACAAAGGCATTACCGGCAACGTCAGTATCGCCCAGGTGAACGCTGAACAGTTACCCTTTGCTGACGAAAGTTTCGACTGTATCTGCATCGCGTACGGATTGCGCAATGTTACCGATAAAGATGCCGCACTGCGATCGATGTACCGCACCCTGAAACCCGGCGGACGTGTGCTGGTACTGGAGTTCTCCAAGCCGGTCAATCCGGCGCTCAGCAAAGCCTATGACGCCTGGTCCGCCCTGTGGCCAGTGGCTGGCAAAGCAGTGACCGGCGACAGTGACAGTTACAAGTATCTGGTTGAATCCATCAGGGTGCATCCGGATCAGGAAACGCTTAAAGACATGATGCAGGGAGCCGGCTTTTCTGACTGCCGGTATCACAACCTGATCGGCGGCATCAGCGCTGTGCATATTGGGCACAAGTAA
- a CDS encoding ubiquinone biosynthesis accessory factor UbiJ, with protein sequence MASLLKFALLRPAEQLLNLALRKDPHLLNTLYGQAPDKIVALQCTSLPGFEIGLQFTQQGLRLLSVSDQPPAASITGPAAALMGLLTSEDPAAALHHPQLQLHGDVHLVQALHRSISRLELDWSDFFSNPAFQLVSQAMKSSAAAVQQGIISLRQDTADYLQHESDLLPTRAEVHDLTARTESLRLRIDRLRARLDQLKPPASI encoded by the coding sequence GTGGCCAGCCTGCTGAAATTCGCCCTGTTGCGCCCTGCCGAGCAACTACTGAATCTTGCGCTACGCAAAGATCCGCATCTGCTGAACACACTTTACGGACAGGCACCGGATAAAATCGTCGCCCTGCAATGCACCAGCCTGCCAGGCTTTGAAATTGGTCTGCAATTCACCCAACAGGGACTGCGCCTGCTAAGTGTGTCTGATCAGCCCCCCGCTGCCAGCATAACGGGCCCGGCAGCAGCGCTGATGGGACTGCTGACCAGCGAAGATCCCGCGGCCGCGCTGCATCATCCGCAACTGCAATTACACGGCGATGTGCATCTGGTTCAGGCCCTGCACCGGTCTATCAGCCGCCTGGAGCTGGACTGGAGTGATTTTTTCAGCAACCCGGCCTTTCAGCTTGTCAGCCAGGCCATGAAGTCTTCCGCGGCTGCCGTGCAGCAGGGCATAATCAGCCTGCGACAGGATACCGCCGACTATCTGCAACATGAGAGCGATCTGCTGCCAACCCGGGCTGAAGTGCATGACTTAACAGCGCGCACTGAATCGCTGAGACTGAGAATTGACCGCCTGCGGGCGCGATTGGATCAACTCAAACCGCCTGCGTCAATTTGA
- the bufB gene encoding MNIO family bufferin maturase — translation MLGFGLGLRSPHYDYVLANKPAVDWFELITENYLAPGGRPRAILRQIREHYPVVLHGLSFNIGSAEPPDFDYLKQLRALIRECEPAWVSDHICWTGLHGKTSHDLLPIAYNAETLQQVSDKVNQIQDVLEQHVVLENPSVYLQFRSSEISEAEFINALVNNTGCKILLDVNNVYVSSFNLGHDPYAEISALDTNCVQQFHLAGHTNNDSHIIDTHDHPVCDAVWDLYAFACRRFGPTATLLERDDRIPPFPELMAELEQARQLQTYALQTA, via the coding sequence ATGCTCGGATTCGGTCTGGGGCTGCGCAGCCCGCATTATGATTATGTGCTGGCGAATAAGCCAGCCGTCGACTGGTTCGAGCTTATTACCGAAAACTATCTGGCTCCCGGCGGTCGACCAAGAGCCATTCTCAGACAAATCCGTGAGCACTACCCGGTGGTGCTGCACGGACTGTCCTTTAATATCGGTTCGGCCGAACCGCCTGATTTCGATTATCTCAAGCAACTCAGGGCTTTGATCAGAGAATGCGAACCGGCCTGGGTGTCTGACCATATCTGTTGGACTGGACTGCATGGCAAGACATCTCACGATCTTCTGCCCATCGCGTACAACGCAGAAACCCTGCAGCAGGTCAGCGACAAAGTAAATCAGATTCAGGACGTATTGGAGCAACACGTGGTTCTTGAGAACCCGTCGGTTTATCTGCAGTTCCGATCCAGCGAAATCAGCGAGGCTGAATTCATTAATGCACTGGTTAACAACACCGGCTGCAAGATATTGCTCGACGTTAATAACGTGTATGTAAGCAGCTTTAACCTGGGCCACGATCCCTATGCCGAGATTTCGGCACTGGATACCAACTGTGTGCAACAGTTTCACCTGGCCGGCCACACCAACAATGACAGCCATATCATTGATACACATGACCATCCGGTTTGTGATGCAGTCTGGGATCTGTATGCCTTTGCCTGTCGTCGTTTCGGGCCCACAGCAACTTTGCTGGAGCGCGACGACCGTATACCCCCCTTTCCGGAATTGATGGCTGAATTGGAGCAGGCGCGCCAGCTTCAGACTTACGCCCTGCAAACAGCATGA
- a CDS encoding HvfC/BufC family peptide modification chaperone has translation MNWRDEQQAFWNWITRPQNLQDSSQQIDDHFLPHRALSKVDALGIYNNAYHQRLIQISSELYPVTYHTLGHDVYSRLWLDYLAQHPPRPGPMSLLGEQLPSFARQHAQFGRLPALLDIIELENLLIHLFDQADEPAWTRAQLQALTPEQWPDTRWRVKSDWALMSSQFDLEKYWSQMQLHLARPDARPGETEFAAERISDADQAHYLIRRVNHRMQFQRINPAMMLFLTGIREGQTFAMLCESLSQHFPDQEIASLSLQLLLKTIDLELLYA, from the coding sequence ATGAACTGGAGAGACGAACAACAGGCGTTCTGGAACTGGATTACCCGGCCGCAGAATCTCCAGGACAGTTCCCAGCAGATCGACGATCACTTTCTGCCACATCGTGCGCTAAGCAAAGTCGACGCCCTGGGCATCTACAACAATGCCTATCACCAGCGCCTCATCCAGATCTCATCCGAACTATACCCGGTGACCTACCACACACTGGGGCATGATGTTTACTCCCGGCTATGGCTGGACTATCTGGCTCAGCATCCACCCCGTCCCGGCCCCATGAGCCTGCTGGGTGAACAGCTGCCGAGTTTTGCCCGCCAGCACGCGCAATTTGGCCGTCTGCCAGCCCTGCTGGACATTATTGAACTGGAAAACCTGCTGATTCATTTGTTTGACCAGGCGGATGAGCCTGCCTGGACACGGGCCCAACTGCAGGCCCTGACACCTGAACAGTGGCCGGACACACGCTGGCGGGTCAAATCAGACTGGGCACTGATGAGTAGTCAATTCGACCTTGAGAAGTACTGGAGCCAGATGCAGTTACACCTGGCACGGCCGGATGCCCGCCCCGGAGAGACCGAGTTTGCTGCCGAGCGCATCAGCGATGCCGATCAGGCTCACTACCTGATCCGGCGGGTTAATCACCGCATGCAGTTTCAGCGGATCAACCCGGCCATGATGCTGTTCCTCACCGGAATTCGCGAGGGGCAGACTTTTGCCATGCTGTGCGAATCGCTCAGCCAGCATTTCCCGGATCAGGAGATAGCCAGCCTGAGCTTGCAGCTGCTGCTGAAAACTATTGACCTGGAGTTGCTGTACGCCTGA
- a CDS encoding OsmC family protein produces MKATVRWVKDVMFLGESGSGHTVVMDGPEASGGHNLGLRPMEMLLIGTGGCSSFDVVSILRKARQDITDCEVDMQATRADAVPAVFESIHMHFKVSGRNLSEKQVERAVALSADKYCSASIMLSSAGVKISHTFEIIES; encoded by the coding sequence ATGAAAGCAACTGTTCGCTGGGTCAAAGATGTCATGTTTCTTGGAGAGTCAGGCAGCGGGCATACTGTTGTCATGGATGGGCCGGAAGCCAGCGGTGGTCACAATCTGGGACTGCGCCCCATGGAGATGCTACTGATTGGCACTGGCGGTTGCTCGTCCTTTGATGTGGTCAGTATTCTGCGCAAGGCACGACAGGACATTACAGATTGTGAAGTGGACATGCAGGCAACACGTGCCGATGCGGTACCGGCAGTATTTGAAAGCATTCACATGCACTTTAAGGTCAGCGGCAGAAATCTCAGCGAGAAGCAGGTGGAGCGCGCAGTAGCCCTGTCGGCTGATAAATATTGCTCGGCTTCGATCATGTTGTCATCAGCGGGTGTCAAAATCAGTCACACCTTTGAAATCATCGAAAGCTGA
- the crp gene encoding cAMP-activated global transcriptional regulator CRP, with amino-acid sequence MALMAITPHIEDLQNFLSNCQIRQYERGQTIIYAGDEPTTLYYLLKGSISVYLEEEEGKEVIIAYLNPGDFFGEMGLFDTGKARSAFCRAKSDSEIAEISYDRFNDYLHEHPEILLTIGKQMANRLRNTTRKLGDLAFYDVTGRIARTLIELSKEPVAMTHPDGMQIKITRQELGRLVNCSREMAGRVLKTLEEQQLISVHGQNIVVYGTR; translated from the coding sequence ATGGCGCTGATGGCCATTACGCCTCACATTGAAGACCTGCAAAATTTCCTGTCCAACTGTCAGATCCGCCAGTATGAGCGTGGACAGACAATTATTTATGCCGGCGATGAGCCGACAACCCTGTATTACTTATTGAAGGGCAGTATTTCTGTCTATCTTGAAGAGGAAGAAGGCAAGGAAGTTATTATCGCCTACCTGAATCCGGGCGATTTTTTTGGTGAAATGGGTCTGTTTGATACCGGCAAGGCCCGCAGCGCCTTTTGTCGCGCCAAATCAGACAGCGAGATTGCCGAAATAAGCTACGATCGATTCAATGACTACCTGCACGAGCATCCGGAAATCCTGCTGACCATTGGCAAGCAGATGGCCAACAGACTGCGTAATACCACCCGCAAATTGGGCGATCTGGCATTTTACGATGTGACAGGACGTATCGCCCGCACGCTGATCGAACTGAGTAAAGAACCAGTCGCCATGACGCATCCTGATGGCATGCAGATAAAAATTACCCGTCAGGAACTGGGCAGACTGGTCAATTGCTCACGGGAAATGGCCGGGCGGGTTCTGAAAACGCTTGAAGAGCAGCAGCTGATCTCAGTGCACGGTCAGAATATTGTGGTATACGGCACGCGCTGA
- the trpC gene encoding indole-3-glycerol phosphate synthase TrpC: MNTSTILEKILTHKQFEIQRNSQAVSMAMQDKLARDLVAERRGFIRAMRERMHAQQAAVIAEIKKASPSKGLIREDFDPATLARQYAEGGATCLSVLTDEQYFQGSNAYLQQARAACELPVIRKDFIIDPYQIAEAGAIGADCILLIVAALNPVRLRELAACAADYQLDVLVEVHNETELDIALAGGFDLIGINNRNLHDFHTDLEITFRLAELVPDDKLIVTESGISTAADVKRMMSRGIYGFLIGETFMRAPDPGAKLRELFS, encoded by the coding sequence GTGAATACAAGCACCATCCTGGAAAAAATCCTGACGCACAAGCAGTTCGAGATTCAGCGCAACAGCCAGGCTGTCTCAATGGCGATGCAGGACAAGCTGGCGCGTGATCTGGTGGCTGAGCGCCGTGGCTTTATCCGCGCAATGCGAGAGCGCATGCATGCTCAACAGGCCGCTGTGATTGCCGAGATTAAAAAAGCCTCGCCCAGCAAAGGTCTGATTCGTGAAGACTTCGATCCCGCCACCCTGGCGCGCCAGTATGCTGAGGGCGGAGCGACCTGTCTGTCTGTGCTGACCGACGAACAGTACTTTCAGGGTAGCAATGCCTACCTGCAGCAGGCCAGGGCAGCCTGTGAACTGCCGGTGATACGCAAGGATTTCATCATTGATCCGTACCAGATTGCCGAGGCGGGTGCCATTGGCGCGGACTGCATACTGCTGATTGTGGCGGCGCTGAATCCGGTGCGCCTGCGTGAGCTGGCTGCCTGTGCGGCGGATTATCAGCTCGATGTGCTGGTTGAGGTGCACAATGAAACCGAACTGGATATTGCCCTGGCAGGCGGTTTCGACCTGATTGGCATCAACAATCGTAACCTGCATGATTTCCATACCGACCTGGAAATCACCTTCCGCCTGGCTGAGCTGGTGCCTGACGACAAACTGATCGTGACCGAAAGTGGCATCAGCACAGCCGCCGACGTCAAGCGTATGATGTCTCGCGGTATATACGGTTTTCTGATTGGCGAAACCTTTATGCGCGCGCCCGACCCAGGCGCCAAACTGCGCGAACTATTCAGCTGA
- the trpD gene encoding anthranilate phosphoribosyltransferase, with the protein MDIKAAIRHLVSGQDLTAGQASDLIREMMTGMCTDAQIAAFLVALQMKGIRTAELLGAARTMRELATPVKLPPDAHLVDTCGTGGTGTDTFNISTSAAMVAACAGARVAKHGNRGATSKSGSADLLEAAGVNLAITPEQVAECIQELGVGFMFAPGHHSAMKHVIGPRREIGVRTIFNMLGPLTNPAGAPNQVMGVFDAQWIEPVLEVLRDLGSRHVLVLAAEDGLDEISISASTQIGELRDGHLVRYSVSPADFGMVQRDSYAPLQVDSPAESLALVKQALTYENEMAGDIVALNAGAAIYAANLCDDLPAGVNRARDILHSGAALQKLEQLAAFTERFKA; encoded by the coding sequence ATGGATATAAAAGCCGCCATCCGTCATCTGGTATCCGGTCAGGATCTGACTGCAGGGCAGGCCTCTGATCTGATCCGCGAGATGATGACGGGCATGTGCACCGATGCGCAAATTGCTGCGTTTCTGGTGGCACTGCAAATGAAGGGTATTCGTACTGCCGAGCTGCTCGGCGCCGCTCGCACCATGCGCGAACTGGCAACGCCGGTGAAGTTGCCGCCGGACGCTCATCTAGTTGATACCTGTGGCACCGGCGGAACCGGCACCGACACTTTTAATATTTCTACTTCGGCAGCCATGGTGGCGGCCTGCGCTGGGGCGCGTGTTGCCAAGCATGGGAATCGCGGCGCAACCAGTAAAAGCGGCAGTGCTGATCTGCTGGAGGCAGCAGGTGTCAATCTGGCTATCACTCCGGAGCAGGTGGCTGAGTGTATACAGGAGCTGGGAGTGGGGTTCATGTTTGCACCCGGCCATCACAGTGCCATGAAACACGTGATCGGGCCGCGCCGCGAGATTGGCGTGCGGACCATTTTTAATATGCTGGGGCCGCTCACCAACCCGGCCGGTGCGCCGAACCAGGTGATGGGCGTTTTTGATGCTCAGTGGATAGAGCCGGTGCTTGAAGTGTTGCGCGATCTGGGCAGTCGGCATGTGCTGGTGCTAGCCGCAGAGGATGGATTGGACGAAATCAGTATCTCGGCCAGCACACAGATCGGCGAGCTGCGCGACGGACACCTGGTGCGTTACAGCGTGTCACCGGCTGATTTTGGCATGGTGCAGCGAGACAGCTATGCGCCGCTGCAAGTAGATTCGCCTGCTGAAAGCCTGGCTCTGGTCAAACAGGCCCTGACCTACGAAAACGAGATGGCCGGCGATATCGTGGCCTTGAATGCCGGGGCGGCCATTTACGCGGCTAACCTGTGCGATGATCTGCCGGCAGGTGTCAACCGGGCCCGTGACATTCTGCACAGCGGCGCAGCCCTGCAGAAGCTGGAACAATTGGCCGCCTTTACCGAGAGATTCAAAGCGTGA
- a CDS encoding anthranilate synthase component II encodes MPRILMIDNYDSFTYNIVQYLGELGAEVQVHRNDAISLTEIESMAPDKIVISPGPCTPSEAGISIDVIKTFAGKIPLLGVCLGHQAIGQAYGGDIIRAREVMHGKLSPVYHNNAGVFSDLPSPFTATRYHSLVIDSNSLPDCLEVTAWTQLPDGSRDEIMGVKHKTLAVEGVQFHPESILSEFGHQLLNNFLQDK; translated from the coding sequence ATGCCCAGAATTCTGATGATCGACAACTATGACTCGTTCACCTACAACATTGTCCAGTATCTGGGCGAGCTGGGGGCCGAGGTGCAGGTGCATCGCAATGATGCAATCAGCCTGACAGAGATCGAATCAATGGCACCCGATAAAATCGTCATTTCACCGGGGCCGTGCACGCCGTCAGAGGCCGGAATATCCATTGATGTGATCAAAACCTTTGCGGGCAAAATCCCGCTGCTGGGCGTGTGTCTGGGTCATCAGGCCATCGGACAGGCCTATGGTGGCGATATTATTCGCGCCCGCGAAGTCATGCATGGCAAATTGTCGCCCGTCTATCACAATAACGCCGGGGTATTTTCTGATTTGCCCAGCCCATTTACGGCGACCCGCTACCACTCTCTTGTCATCGACAGCAATTCACTGCCGGACTGTCTGGAAGTGACAGCCTGGACGCAGCTGCCCGACGGCAGCCGGGATGAGATCATGGGCGTGAAACACAAGACGCTGGCGGTTGAGGGTGTACAGTTTCATCCAGAATCCATACTGAGTGAGTTTGGTCATCAGTTGCTCAACAATTTTCTGCAGGATAAGTGA